CAGGAAACTGCTCGAGTTTTAGCAAAAGCGGCTCTCCGGGGCCGTATCGATTGGTTGAAAGGACTAAAAGAAAATGTTGTTCTAGGGGGAATGATACCTGTTGGGACCGGATTCAAAGGAGTCGTACACCATTCAAGTCAACATAAGGGTATTCcgttgaaaacaaaaaaaaagaatctaTTCGAGGGAGAAATGAGAGATATTTTGTTTTACCACAGAGAATTATTTGATTCTTATCTTTCAAAGAATTTCTGTGATAGATCAAAACAACAATGATTTTTGGGGTTTAATAGAATAGATTcatcttttttatcttttatgtatttgttatggttatttaatttagtaataaaaaaattagtaataaaataaagaaattcaaaaaataacgaAATAGAAAGGAATTAATGGTTTGCGTTGTATATCAATGGCCAATCCGTGGTAGAAAAGAAGGTTCCCTTGGAACAATTATTTATTTCAGAATACCTCAtctctttattaaaaaaagagaaagtgtGGGGAGAAATGACAAGAAGATATTGGAACATCAATTTGGAAGAGATGATGGAAGCGGGAGTTCATTTTGGTCACGGTACTCGTAAATGGAATCCTAGAATGTCGCCTTATATCTCTGCAAAATGTAAAGGTATTCATATTATAAATCTTACTAGAACTGCTCGTTTTTTATCAGAGGCTTGTGATTTAGTTTTTGATGCATCAAGTAGAGGAAAACAATTTTGAATTGTAGGGACAAAAAATAAAGCAGCTGATTCAGTAGCATGGGCTGCAATAAGGGCTCGCTGTCATTATGTTAATAAAAAGTGGCTGGGGGGTATGTTAACGAATTGGTCCACGACAGAAACGAGACTTCAAAAATTCAGGGACTTGAGAATGGAACAAAAGACAGGGAGACTCGCTCGTCTTCCAAAGAGAGACGCAGCCGTGTTGAAGAGACAATTATTTCACTTGCAAACATATTTGGGCGGGATCAAGTATATGACAGGATTACCGGATATTGTAATCATCGTTGATCAACAAGAAGAATATACAGCCCTTCGAGAATGTATTACTTTGGGAATTCCAACGATTTGTTTAATCGATACAAATTGTGACCCGGATCTCGCAGATATTTCGATTCCGGCAAACGATGACGCTATAGCTTCAATTcgattaattcttttaaattagtATTTGCAATTTGTGAAGGTCGCTCTAGCTATATAAGAAATCCTTGATtcataataaaatcaaaaatggaTTTGCTAAGTTCTATATCGGTTCCTATATCCTGAATCTCAAAAACTAGTTAAAAACTTGGAATatgatattatttaattaatcggtattttaaatataaaattaaagtaaacAAGTCGAGAAAGAGatggttgaatcaaaagaattttttttaaagttatatttctGTCAGAGGACAATATGAATATTCCATCATATTCACTTAACACACTAAAGGGGTTATATGATATATCTGGTGTGGAAGTAGGCCAACATTTCTATTGGCAAATAGGAGGTTTCCAAATTCATGGCCAAGTACTTATAACTTCTTGGGTTGTAATTGCTATCTTATTAGGTTCAGCTGCTATAGCTGTTCGGAGTCCACAAACTATTCCGACTGGCGGTCAAAATTTCTTTGAATATGTCCTTGAATTCATTCGAGACGTGAGCAAAACTCAAATTGGAGAAGAGTATCGCCCTTGGGTTCCCTTTATTGGGACTATGtttctatttctttttgtttctaATTGGTCAGGGGCTCTTTTGCCTTGGAAAATCATACAGTTACCTCATGGGGAGTTAGCCGCACCCACCAATGATATAAATACGACTGTTGCTTTAGCTTTACTTACGTCAGTAGCCTATTTCTATGCGGGTCTTACAaaaaaaggattaagttatttTGGTAAATACATTCAACCAACCCCAATTATTTTACCCATTAACATCTTAGAAGATTTAACAAAACCTCTATCACTTAGTTTTCGACTTTTCGGAAATATATTAGCGGATGAATTAGtagttgttgttcttgtttcttTAGTACCTTTAGTGgttcctatacctgtcatgttTCTTGGATTATTTACAAGTGGTATTCAGGCTCTTATTTTTGCAACTTTAGCCGCAGCTTATATAGAACTTATCATGAATCCATTTATTTCTGCCGCTTCCGTTATTGCTGCTGGATTGGCTGTAGGGCTTGCTTCTATTGGACCTGGAGTTGGTCAAGGGACTGCTGCGGGACAAGCTGTAGAAGGTATTGCGAGACAGCCCGAAGCAGAGGGAAAAATACGAGGTACTTTATTACTTAGTTTAGCTTTTATGGAAGCTTTAACAATTTATGGATTGGTTGTAGCATTAGCGCTTTTATTTGCGAATCCTTTTGTTTAATCTGAGAAAATAAATATGAGAAATACATATTTCTTTTATAGTCTTGGATTTGCAGGTTGCTTTTTCACATTATAGTAAAATATCGCTCCTACACAATTACTCATTCGTTGCGAAAATAACCCACGGGAAGGACTTATTTGAGGATGAAGAATTAGTGTTACCCACTCGCTTTCTTCCTTCCTTCCCCTTCTTAGTTCCAAGGCGAAGTCTTGCAACAAAGGAGGTATTTCGCAATTCGCATGAAACCTAGTAGCtaattagtattaataattctattacaaaaaattaagtattattcttattggaaATTAGGGaatctcaataaaaaaaaaacgaaaattttttaattttatttataagaggAGATCATATGAAAAATGTAACCGATTCTTTCGTTTTCTTGGGTCACTGGCCATCCGCCGGGAGTTTCGGGTTTAATACCGATATTTTAGCAACAAATCTAATAAATCTAAGTGTAGTTCTTGgtgtattgattttttttggaaagGGAGTGTGTGCGGGTTGTTTATTTCAAGAATAGGTTGGATTCAACCAACTGTACCTCTTTTTGTCTTTATAATTAGGGCGAAATTAGAAGGTGCATGATTTCACGAATGACTTCtgaatcaataataaataaagaaatcatATGTAAGAACCATAGCATTTCGTGATTTGTTGGGAAATATACTTTGATTCTCTATTAACCAATAATGTAGGACCATTAACATGGTTAAAGCTTAAATTGTTTGAAGTCGAAGCACAGCAGGGTATTCTTTACTACCATTATATTGATACTTAATACCGAGacgtattttaaattaaaaatcgtTATAAATTTTTCGATATATAACACTCATGTCGATAAAAAGATTTGAATCCTTTATTTAATGGATCccataaaaaaaaagtactaaaatagtatataaagaataagaaaatttcCTTACTCTATCAAGTAAGTAAGTAAACTACCTTCAGAACGAGCCCCCCCCCCATCTTTCCACGGCTCCTCTCCCCCGGTGCTTCCACTCCGGATTCTCTCTCCTGCCCCGCTCTTTCTATTAAGGAAATAGAGTAAGGGGCAGCCCTTAGAGCCGGTCTATACAGGACTTCAGTGGATGCGCGTCTTGGGCTCTTTTACCTCTAAAAAGCAATTTCTTAAGAGAATACAAAGAGTCTGACACCTAGAATTCCCATTTCATTCTTTCGATAGCTATTTTTAGCGCTTTTTTGGAAATATAACTCTTTCCATTCATTGGCAGCGGCATTCTTCCTTAaactctttcttttctttttcatcatGGAATTCTCTCCCAGAGCTGCGGAACTAACGACTCTATTAGAAAGTAGAATTACCAACTTTTACACGAATTTTCAAGTGGATGAGATCGGTCGAGTGGTCTCAGTTGGAGATGGGATTGCACGTGTTTATGGATTGAACGAGATTCAAGCTGGGGAAATGGTGGAATTTGCCAGCGGTGTGAAAGGAATAGCCTTAAATCTTGAGAAT
The Amaranthus tricolor cultivar Red isolate AtriRed21 chromosome 11, ASM2621246v1, whole genome shotgun sequence DNA segment above includes these coding regions:
- the LOC130827016 gene encoding ATP synthase subunit a, chloroplastic-like encodes the protein MNIPSYSLNTLKGLYDISGVEVGQHFYWQIGGFQIHGQVLITSWVVIAILLGSAAIAVRSPQTIPTGGQNFFEYVLEFIRDVSKTQIGEEYRPWVPFIGTMFLFLFVSNWSGALLPWKIIQLPHGELAAPTNDINTTVALALLTSVAYFYAGLTKKGLSYFGKYIQPTPIILPINILEDLTKPLSLSFRLFGNILADELVVVVLVSLVPLVVPIPVMFLGLFTSGIQALIFATLAAAYIELIMNPFISAASVIAAGLAVGLASIGPGVGQGTAAGQAVEGIARQPEAEGKIRGTLLLSLAFMEALTIYGLVVALALLFANPFV